From Budorcas taxicolor isolate Tak-1 chromosome 19, Takin1.1, whole genome shotgun sequence, the proteins below share one genomic window:
- the SPEM1 gene encoding spermatid maturation protein 1 — protein MAMAEQPRPRWASYHNPNTNSCRDLGNSILLLLGLIICINIGINMVTLLWRRLRGFLHQVFRVICEKEASKLRSPGKQTQPSKHSSPAVHLRCTMDPVKMTVTPPPTRRRRHQGSSSCRARRPVAWAPDTDDDDDEKTPHQHTAACSHNWDYLEDWEGLQTAQRFWTPWAQDALEPPTQTIRFQQTIEGRPLKREMQSDLGLEAYVYPVNPPLPSTQILSHKNSGAGAGAGAGAQAEQEQGAPAEPPILGPANVPDIPRRRSSGRVAYDARDVRRRLRELTREVEALSHCYPLASGSSTAEGTRKDWVYRSLTER, from the exons ATGGCTATGGCTGAGCAGCCACGGCCCAGGTGGGCCTCATATCACAACCCTAACACCAACAGCTGCCGGGACCTGGGCAActccatcctgctgctgctgggcctTATTATTTGCATTAACATTGGCATCAACATGGTGACACTG CTCTGGCGCAGACTCCGTGGCTTCTTACACCAAGTGTTCCGTGTTATTTGTGAGAAAG AAGCTTCTAAGTTACGCTCACCTGGGAAGCAGACCCAGCCCTCAAAGCATAGCTCTCCAGCAGTCCACCTACGATGCACCATGGACCCCGTGAAGATGACGGTGACCCCCCCACCCACTCGCCGCCGTCGCCATCAAGGGTCTTCTTCGTGCCGTGCCCGCCGCCCAGTGGCCTGGGCCCCTGACACTGACGACGATGACGACGAGAAGACCCCGCATCAGCACACAGCGGCCTGCTCCCACAACTGGGACTACCTTGAGGATTGGGAGGGTTTACAGACTGCCCAGAGGTTCTGGACTCCCTGGGCCCAGGACGCCTTGGAGCCTCCTACCCAGACCATCCGCTTCCAGCAGACTATAGAGGGAAGGCCCCTCAAGAGAGAGATGCAGTCTGATCTGGGCCTAGAGGCCTATGTGTACCCTGTGAACCCCCCACTCCCCAGCACTCAGATCCTGAGCCACAAGAACAGTGGagcgggggcaggggcaggggcaggggcccaGGCAGAACAGGAACAGGGTGCACCAGCTGAGCCGCCCATCCTGGGCCCAGCCAATGTCCCGGACATCCCCCGGCGCCGCTCCTCAGGGCGCGTCGCCTACGATGCCAGGGACGTGAGGCGGCGGCTGCGGGAGCTGACCAGGGAGGTGGAGGCCCTGTCGCACTGTTACCCTCTGGCCTCCGGATCCAGCACAGCTGAGGGGACGAGAAAGGACTGGGTATACCGTTCCCTGACAGAGAGGTGA